A region of Microcoleus sp. bin38.metabat.b11b12b14.051 DNA encodes the following proteins:
- a CDS encoding SIMPL domain-containing protein (The SIMPL domain is named for its presence in mouse protein SIMPL (signalling molecule that associates with mouse pelle-like kinase). Bacterial member BP26, from Brucella, was shown to assemble into a channel-like structure, while YggE from E. coli has been associated with resistance to oxidative stress.), protein MNSNLQGGTRVDFRSLLTALCLTLTLVSFTGLDPAVAQEQRIRALTVTGRGVEAIPTTQTLVRLGVEVVGTTAAEAQQEAAKQSSAVVELLRSRQVEKLETTGINLNPNYSNESNQQRIIGYTATNTVSFRINTGSAGTLLDDAVRAGATRIQGVSFVAAESAIEQAQKQALKKATQDAQSQADAVLSALNLKRGEILGIQVNGASAPPPMYGQVQSRSANFAITPVVGGEQQIDASVTLQISY, encoded by the coding sequence ATGAATTCAAATTTGCAAGGCGGTACTAGAGTTGATTTTCGCAGTCTGCTAACAGCGTTATGTTTAACCTTAACTCTCGTAAGTTTCACGGGGTTAGATCCGGCGGTGGCTCAGGAACAGCGAATCAGAGCGCTGACTGTGACTGGGCGCGGTGTCGAAGCAATTCCGACAACTCAAACTCTCGTGCGTTTGGGGGTGGAAGTAGTGGGGACAACGGCGGCCGAGGCGCAGCAGGAAGCGGCAAAACAATCGTCCGCTGTGGTAGAATTGCTGCGATCGCGCCAAGTAGAAAAACTCGAAACCACCGGCATCAACCTCAACCCGAATTACAGCAACGAAAGCAACCAGCAGCGCATAATCGGGTATACTGCTACAAATACCGTCAGTTTTCGCATCAATACTGGCTCTGCCGGCACTTTGCTCGATGATGCGGTGAGGGCCGGAGCAACCCGAATTCAAGGTGTGAGTTTTGTAGCCGCCGAAAGTGCGATCGAACAAGCTCAAAAACAAGCACTCAAAAAAGCAACTCAAGACGCTCAATCGCAAGCAGATGCAGTCCTGAGCGCGCTCAACCTCAAGCGGGGAGAAATTCTCGGAATTCAAGTCAACGGTGCGAGTGCGCCACCTCCTATGTACGGACAGGTACAGTCTCGTAGTGCTAATTTTGCTATAACGCCCGTGGTGGGAGGGGAACAGCAGATAGATGCTTCTGTGACTTTGCAAATTAGCTATTAA
- a CDS encoding YkvA family protein translates to MQSLKQAARQLKKETYAVYLASIDQRVPWYARILAGVTVAYAFSPIDLIPDFIPILGYLDDLIIVPLGIWLVLKMIPPEVLAECREKAAAEIERGKPINRTAAAVIIAIWIGLGILSAIWLKQILKR, encoded by the coding sequence ATGCAATCTTTGAAACAAGCTGCCCGCCAACTCAAAAAAGAGACTTACGCGGTTTATTTAGCCAGTATAGACCAGAGAGTACCTTGGTATGCGAGAATTTTAGCGGGTGTGACAGTTGCCTATGCTTTTAGCCCGATCGACTTAATTCCTGATTTCATCCCAATTCTGGGCTACTTGGACGATTTAATCATTGTACCGTTGGGCATTTGGCTGGTACTGAAGATGATTCCGCCAGAAGTTTTAGCCGAATGTCGGGAAAAAGCAGCCGCAGAAATAGAGCGAGGAAAACCGATAAATCGGACAGCAGCCGCTGTGATTATTGCTATTTGGATTGGTTTGGGAATATTATCAGCAATTTGGCTGAAACAAATATTGAAGCGTTAA
- the pcrA gene encoding DNA helicase PcrA encodes MTQTTDYLSHLNPSQRQSVVHYNGPLLVVAGAGSGKTRALTYRVANLVRTNRVDPENILAVTFTNKAAREMKERIEKLLATQQAEAEYSKPLADLAPEIQTKLRSQIYHRITKHIWMGTFHSLCGRILRYDIEKYQDENGRQWKKNFSIFDESDAQSLIKQIVTKTLNLDDKKFDPRKVRYAISNAKNKGLSPQEFLAAEPDYRGRVIADVYSRYQDALAANNGLDFDDLILVPVKLLSQNEQVLNYWHRKFCHILVDEYQDTNRTQYDLIRMLVTNNTDPKEFDKWQNRSIFVVGDVDQSIYSFRMADYTILLEFQEDFGDSLSDEKTQTMVKLEENYRSRENILELANHLIEHNTERIDKVLRPTREPGSPVVVWRADNEIDEAQFVAGQIQTLKRQNSEYEHGSNFAILYRTNAQSRSFEEALMYLDIPYNIVGGLKFYDRKEIKDILAYLRTIANPDDSVSLKRIINTPRRGIGDTTFGKLEDAATQLAIPLWEILSDESSVNTLVGRSSSRASLTAKAIIKFAAMISHWQQKLETTPASQIVQGIIEDSGYIDDLKNQGTEEAENRIENVRELYNAVIQFEEQNEEPTLTSFLAKASLASDLDDLKEDDSRVSLMTLHSAKGLEFPVVFLVGMEQGLFPNFRSLDDPKAIEEERRLCYVGITRAQELLFLTHTRERRLWGGYREHCTPSLFLGELPTHLLAGSTKKTKTTKTAASSGKTNNSTANSGSYPAEWKTGERVFHHAFGVGEITHVLGVGDQTNLAIKFSGLGRKIIDPRTAKLQRV; translated from the coding sequence ATGACTCAAACTACCGATTACCTCAGCCACCTCAACCCATCCCAGCGCCAATCAGTCGTCCATTACAACGGGCCGCTGTTAGTAGTAGCAGGCGCCGGTTCCGGGAAAACGCGAGCTCTAACTTATCGCGTAGCTAACTTAGTACGCACCAACCGAGTCGATCCAGAAAATATTCTAGCGGTGACATTTACCAATAAAGCCGCTAGGGAGATGAAAGAAAGAATTGAGAAATTGCTGGCGACTCAGCAAGCTGAAGCGGAATATAGCAAGCCTTTGGCAGATTTGGCGCCGGAAATACAGACGAAATTGCGATCGCAAATTTACCACAGAATTACCAAACACATTTGGATGGGAACTTTTCACTCTCTGTGCGGCAGAATTCTCCGCTACGACATAGAGAAATACCAAGACGAAAACGGCCGCCAGTGGAAGAAGAATTTTTCAATTTTTGACGAGTCAGATGCTCAAAGTCTCATCAAACAAATTGTCACCAAAACCCTGAACCTCGACGATAAGAAATTCGACCCGCGCAAAGTCCGCTACGCCATCAGCAACGCTAAAAATAAAGGTTTGTCGCCGCAAGAATTCCTAGCCGCTGAACCGGATTACCGAGGGCGCGTAATTGCCGATGTTTATAGTCGCTATCAAGATGCTTTAGCGGCAAACAATGGTTTAGATTTTGACGATTTAATTCTCGTTCCGGTTAAACTCTTATCCCAAAATGAGCAAGTATTGAATTATTGGCATAGAAAGTTTTGCCATATTTTGGTTGATGAATACCAAGATACTAATCGCACTCAATACGATTTGATTCGGATGTTAGTTACAAATAATACTGACCCAAAAGAGTTTGATAAATGGCAAAATCGCTCAATTTTTGTGGTGGGCGATGTCGATCAATCAATCTACAGTTTTCGGATGGCAGATTATACCATATTGCTGGAATTTCAAGAGGATTTCGGCGACAGCTTATCTGACGAGAAAACCCAGACGATGGTAAAATTAGAGGAGAATTATCGATCGCGCGAAAACATCCTCGAACTGGCTAACCACTTAATCGAACACAATACCGAACGCATCGATAAGGTGCTGCGCCCGACTCGCGAACCCGGATCTCCGGTTGTTGTCTGGCGCGCTGACAACGAAATAGACGAAGCGCAATTTGTAGCTGGTCAAATTCAAACGCTGAAGCGCCAAAACTCGGAATACGAACATGGCAGTAACTTTGCGATTCTCTACCGGACTAACGCTCAATCGCGATCGTTTGAAGAAGCGTTAATGTACTTGGATATTCCCTACAATATAGTCGGCGGTCTGAAGTTTTACGATCGCAAAGAAATCAAAGATATCCTAGCATACCTGCGGACGATCGCCAATCCCGACGATAGCGTCAGCCTCAAACGCATCATCAACACCCCGCGCCGCGGCATTGGCGATACGACATTTGGTAAACTAGAAGACGCTGCAACTCAATTGGCGATTCCGTTGTGGGAAATTCTCAGCGATGAGTCTTCTGTAAATACTCTCGTAGGGCGATCCTCTTCGAGGGCTTCGCTAACGGCAAAAGCTATCATTAAGTTTGCCGCGATGATTAGTCATTGGCAACAAAAACTCGAAACCACGCCTGCTTCCCAAATTGTCCAAGGAATTATCGAAGATTCTGGTTATATTGACGATTTGAAAAACCAAGGAACCGAGGAAGCCGAAAACCGGATCGAAAACGTGCGAGAATTGTACAACGCGGTGATCCAATTTGAAGAACAAAACGAAGAACCAACGCTGACATCATTTTTAGCCAAAGCATCCTTAGCCTCAGACTTAGACGACTTAAAAGAAGACGATTCGCGCGTATCGTTGATGACACTGCACTCCGCCAAAGGGTTAGAATTTCCCGTAGTCTTTCTAGTCGGAATGGAACAGGGTTTATTTCCCAACTTCCGCAGTTTGGACGACCCGAAAGCTATTGAAGAAGAACGCCGTTTGTGCTACGTTGGCATCACTCGCGCCCAGGAATTGCTGTTTCTCACCCACACTCGCGAACGCCGCCTCTGGGGAGGATACCGCGAACACTGTACGCCTTCGCTATTCTTGGGAGAATTGCCAACACATTTGCTAGCTGGAAGTACGAAGAAAACTAAGACGACTAAAACGGCTGCATCCAGTGGAAAAACCAATAACTCAACAGCTAATTCCGGGAGTTATCCAGCAGAATGGAAAACGGGCGAACGGGTTTTTCATCATGCTTTTGGAGTTGGAGAAATCACCCATGTTTTGGGAGTGGGCGATCAAACTAATCTAGCAATTAAGTTTTCGGGTTTGGGCCGCAAAATTATCGATCCGAGGACGGCGAAGTTGCAGCGAGTGTGA